A stretch of the Leopardus geoffroyi isolate Oge1 chromosome B2, O.geoffroyi_Oge1_pat1.0, whole genome shotgun sequence genome encodes the following:
- the PRICKLE4 gene encoding prickle-like protein 4 isoform X2, with protein MSVLKSGWPHRGESLTPWELGPPADSDTDPGHLPKEDPEETSEQDPEILSLGLPGLDTNWAPNQPGLRILLQQLPPQDSDVLQPSSDPAAKPSLSNRTSVLPAGGSPTHSGGLFLQERYCLALGEDELAELRLFCAQRRREALGQGVALLVPPELPEHTCEKACGQALINLIYFYHDGSLYCGRHHAELLRPRCPACDQLIFSRRCTEAEGRRWHENHFCCQDCAGPLGGGLYALPGGGPCCPSCFESRYSVSGSSRAQTLEGEAGVDRVEERDRTPLDAATVSRAALLAAAPRSSLETQRELLGSSPRQQRRTGDKVEAPTGREQGRLETPLDACPTCSSSSDSEPEGFFLGQRLPGPWKTPRSLQAGDSDTSRKHCTIC; from the exons ATGTCAGTGCTGAAGTCTGGCTGGCCCCACCGAGGGGAGAGCCTCACCCCTTGGGAGCTAGGTCCGCCAGCCGACTCAGACACTGACCCAGGCCACTTGCCCAAGGAGGATCCTGAGGAAACTTCTGAGCAG GACCCTGAAATTCTGAGCTTGGGGCTTCCTGGCTTGGACACCAACTGGGCCCCCAACCAGCCTGGGCTTCGGATCCTCCTGCAGCAGCTGCCTCCACAGGACAGCGAC GTTCTACAACCTTCCTCTGACCCAGCGGCTAAGCCTTCTCTCTCCAATCGAACTTCAGTCTTGCCTGCTGGGGGCTCTCCCACTCACAGTGGAGGCCTGTTTTTGCAGGAGCGCTACTGCCTGGCCCTTGGGGAGGATGAGCTGGCAGAGCTGCGGCTCTTCTGTGCTCAGAGGAGGCGGGAGGCCCTGGGACAGGGGGTGGCCCTCCTGGTACCTCCCGAGCTGCCAGAACACACCTGCGAGAAG GCCTGCGGCCAGGCCCTGATAAACCTCATCTACTTCTACCACGACGGGAGTCTTTACTGCGGCCGCCATCACGCAGAGCTGCTGCGGCCGCGCTGCCCGGCTTGTGACCAG ctgATCTTCTCCCGGCGCTGCACCGAGGCGGAGGGACGGCGCTGGCACGAGAACCACTTCTGCTGTCAGGACTGCGCCGGGCCCTTAGGCGGGGGACTTTATGCCCTGCCGGGGGGCGGCCCCTGCTGCCCCAGCTGCTTTGAGAGTCGCTATTCGGTTTCCGGCTCGAGCCGGGCCCAGACACTGGAAG GGGAGGCTGGTGTTGACAGAGTTGAAGAAAGGGACCGCACCCCGCTGGATGCCGCTACGGTCTCCCGAGCTGCCCTTCTCGCCGCTGCCCCCCGCTCCAGTCTGGAAACCCAGAGGGAGCTGCTTGGATCCAGTCCAAGGCAGCAGCGTCGAACGGGGGACAAGGTGGAGGCACCCACAGGGCGGGAGCAGGGCCGCCTGGAGACGCCCCTCGATGCCTGCCCCACCTGCTCCTCTTCTTCTGACTCGGAACCCGAAGGCTTTTTCTTAGGCCAGCGTCTTCCCGGGCCCTGGAAGACCCCCAGAAGCCTCCAAGCTGGGGACAGCGACACCTCCAGGAAGCACTGCACCATTTGCTAG
- the PRICKLE4 gene encoding prickle-like protein 4 isoform X1, translating to MSVLKSGWPHRGESLTPWELGPPADSDTDPGHLPKEDPEETSEQDPEILSLGLPGLDTNWAPNQPGLRILLQQLPPQDSDVLQPSSDPAAKPSLSNRTSVLPAGGSPTHSGGLFLQERYCLALGEDELAELRLFCAQRRREALGQGVALLVPPELPEHTCEKCRERLRPGEYGVFAARAGERRYWHRACFACQACGQALINLIYFYHDGSLYCGRHHAELLRPRCPACDQLIFSRRCTEAEGRRWHENHFCCQDCAGPLGGGLYALPGGGPCCPSCFESRYSVSGSSRAQTLEGEAGVDRVEERDRTPLDAATVSRAALLAAAPRSSLETQRELLGSSPRQQRRTGDKVEAPTGREQGRLETPLDACPTCSSSSDSEPEGFFLGQRLPGPWKTPRSLQAGDSDTSRKHCTIC from the exons ATGTCAGTGCTGAAGTCTGGCTGGCCCCACCGAGGGGAGAGCCTCACCCCTTGGGAGCTAGGTCCGCCAGCCGACTCAGACACTGACCCAGGCCACTTGCCCAAGGAGGATCCTGAGGAAACTTCTGAGCAG GACCCTGAAATTCTGAGCTTGGGGCTTCCTGGCTTGGACACCAACTGGGCCCCCAACCAGCCTGGGCTTCGGATCCTCCTGCAGCAGCTGCCTCCACAGGACAGCGAC GTTCTACAACCTTCCTCTGACCCAGCGGCTAAGCCTTCTCTCTCCAATCGAACTTCAGTCTTGCCTGCTGGGGGCTCTCCCACTCACAGTGGAGGCCTGTTTTTGCAGGAGCGCTACTGCCTGGCCCTTGGGGAGGATGAGCTGGCAGAGCTGCGGCTCTTCTGTGCTCAGAGGAGGCGGGAGGCCCTGGGACAGGGGGTGGCCCTCCTGGTACCTCCCGAGCTGCCAGAACACACCTGCGAGAAG TGCAGGGAGCGGCTGAGGCCAGGGGAGTACGGAGTGTTCGCAGCCCGGGCAGGGGAGCGGCGCTACTGGCACCGGGCTTGCTTTGCCTGCCAGGCCTGCGGCCAGGCCCTGATAAACCTCATCTACTTCTACCACGACGGGAGTCTTTACTGCGGCCGCCATCACGCAGAGCTGCTGCGGCCGCGCTGCCCGGCTTGTGACCAG ctgATCTTCTCCCGGCGCTGCACCGAGGCGGAGGGACGGCGCTGGCACGAGAACCACTTCTGCTGTCAGGACTGCGCCGGGCCCTTAGGCGGGGGACTTTATGCCCTGCCGGGGGGCGGCCCCTGCTGCCCCAGCTGCTTTGAGAGTCGCTATTCGGTTTCCGGCTCGAGCCGGGCCCAGACACTGGAAG GGGAGGCTGGTGTTGACAGAGTTGAAGAAAGGGACCGCACCCCGCTGGATGCCGCTACGGTCTCCCGAGCTGCCCTTCTCGCCGCTGCCCCCCGCTCCAGTCTGGAAACCCAGAGGGAGCTGCTTGGATCCAGTCCAAGGCAGCAGCGTCGAACGGGGGACAAGGTGGAGGCACCCACAGGGCGGGAGCAGGGCCGCCTGGAGACGCCCCTCGATGCCTGCCCCACCTGCTCCTCTTCTTCTGACTCGGAACCCGAAGGCTTTTTCTTAGGCCAGCGTCTTCCCGGGCCCTGGAAGACCCCCAGAAGCCTCCAAGCTGGGGACAGCGACACCTCCAGGAAGCACTGCACCATTTGCTAG
- the PRICKLE4 gene encoding prickle-like protein 4 isoform X3: MSVLKSGWPHRGESLTPWELGPPADSDTDPGHLPKEDPEETSEQDPEILSLGLPGLDTNWAPNQPGLRILLQQLPPQDSDERYCLALGEDELAELRLFCAQRRREALGQGVALLVPPELPEHTCEKCRERLRPGEYGVFAARAGERRYWHRACFACQACGQALINLIYFYHDGSLYCGRHHAELLRPRCPACDQLIFSRRCTEAEGRRWHENHFCCQDCAGPLGGGLYALPGGGPCCPSCFESRYSVSGSSRAQTLEGEAGVDRVEERDRTPLDAATVSRAALLAAAPRSSLETQRELLGSSPRQQRRTGDKVEAPTGREQGRLETPLDACPTCSSSSDSEPEGFFLGQRLPGPWKTPRSLQAGDSDTSRKHCTIC; encoded by the exons ATGTCAGTGCTGAAGTCTGGCTGGCCCCACCGAGGGGAGAGCCTCACCCCTTGGGAGCTAGGTCCGCCAGCCGACTCAGACACTGACCCAGGCCACTTGCCCAAGGAGGATCCTGAGGAAACTTCTGAGCAG GACCCTGAAATTCTGAGCTTGGGGCTTCCTGGCTTGGACACCAACTGGGCCCCCAACCAGCCTGGGCTTCGGATCCTCCTGCAGCAGCTGCCTCCACAGGACAGCGAC GAGCGCTACTGCCTGGCCCTTGGGGAGGATGAGCTGGCAGAGCTGCGGCTCTTCTGTGCTCAGAGGAGGCGGGAGGCCCTGGGACAGGGGGTGGCCCTCCTGGTACCTCCCGAGCTGCCAGAACACACCTGCGAGAAG TGCAGGGAGCGGCTGAGGCCAGGGGAGTACGGAGTGTTCGCAGCCCGGGCAGGGGAGCGGCGCTACTGGCACCGGGCTTGCTTTGCCTGCCAGGCCTGCGGCCAGGCCCTGATAAACCTCATCTACTTCTACCACGACGGGAGTCTTTACTGCGGCCGCCATCACGCAGAGCTGCTGCGGCCGCGCTGCCCGGCTTGTGACCAG ctgATCTTCTCCCGGCGCTGCACCGAGGCGGAGGGACGGCGCTGGCACGAGAACCACTTCTGCTGTCAGGACTGCGCCGGGCCCTTAGGCGGGGGACTTTATGCCCTGCCGGGGGGCGGCCCCTGCTGCCCCAGCTGCTTTGAGAGTCGCTATTCGGTTTCCGGCTCGAGCCGGGCCCAGACACTGGAAG GGGAGGCTGGTGTTGACAGAGTTGAAGAAAGGGACCGCACCCCGCTGGATGCCGCTACGGTCTCCCGAGCTGCCCTTCTCGCCGCTGCCCCCCGCTCCAGTCTGGAAACCCAGAGGGAGCTGCTTGGATCCAGTCCAAGGCAGCAGCGTCGAACGGGGGACAAGGTGGAGGCACCCACAGGGCGGGAGCAGGGCCGCCTGGAGACGCCCCTCGATGCCTGCCCCACCTGCTCCTCTTCTTCTGACTCGGAACCCGAAGGCTTTTTCTTAGGCCAGCGTCTTCCCGGGCCCTGGAAGACCCCCAGAAGCCTCCAAGCTGGGGACAGCGACACCTCCAGGAAGCACTGCACCATTTGCTAG